The following coding sequences lie in one Microtus ochrogaster isolate Prairie Vole_2 unplaced genomic scaffold, MicOch1.0 UNK200, whole genome shotgun sequence genomic window:
- the LOC101990895 gene encoding olfactory receptor 4K3-like, with translation MDGGNQTWVSEFILFGLSQSHGFQVLLFVMFLILYLFIVSGNIIIIVLITTDHHLHSPMYFLLANLSFVDMWLSSVTTPKMVSDFLRESKTISFTGCMSQVFFAHCIAAGEMVLLVVMAYDRYVAICKPLHYFTIMNLRRCSGLVLVSWTTGFIHAMSHLVVIVELPFCGPKEIDSFFCDMPLVIKLACMDSHDLDILMNADCGVVAVTCFTLLLISYTYILITVHQSSKSGASKALSTCSAHITVVMIFFVPCIFIYVWPLNIIWLDKFLAVFYSVFTPLLNPAIYTLRNKEMKNAMIRFISNYLGPKENS, from the coding sequence ATGGATGGAGGCAATCAGACTTGGGTGTCAGAATTCATACTTTTTGGCCTTTCCCAGTCACATGGTTTCCAGGTTTTACTCTTTGTGATGTTCTTGATACTTTATCTCTTTATTGTGTCTGGAAATATTATCATCATCGTCTTAATTACCACTGACCATCATCTTCATTCTCCCATGTACTTCTTGTTGGCCAACCTGTCATTTGTTGATATGTGGCTTTCCTCAGTCACCACTCCTAAGATGGTATCAGACTTTCTCAGGGAAAGCAAGACCATTTCCTTTACAGGCTGCATGTCTCAAGTCTTCTTCGCTCATTGCATTGCTGCAGGAGAGATGGTGCTCTTAGTAGTAATGGCTTATGACCggtatgtggccatctgcaaacCACTCCATTATTTCACCATTATGAACCTGAGAAGATGCTCTGGACTGGTGTTAGTTTCTTGGACTACTGGCTTTATTCATGCCATGAGTCACCTGGTAGTGATTGTGGAGCTGCCCTTTTGTGGGCCGAAGGAAATAGATAGCTTTTTTTGTGACATGCCATTAGTGATCAAACTAGCATGCATGGATTCCCATGATCTGGATATTCTGATGAATGCTGACTGTGGGGTTGTGGCTGTAACCTGCTTCACTCTGTTGCTCATTTCCTACACATACATTCTCATCACTGTTCACCAGAGTTCTAAATCTGGTGCATCTAAAGCTCTGTCCACATGCAGTGCCCACATCACAGTAGTGATGATATTTTTTGTCCCCTGCATCTTCATCTATGTGTGGCCACTAAATATCATCTGGTTGGACAAATTTCTTGCTGTATTTTACTCTGTTTTCACACCTCTTCTAAACCCAGCTATTTATACACTgagaaacaaagagatgaaaaatgCCATGATAAGATTCATAAGCAACTATCTTGGCCCTAAGGAAAATTCCTAA